Proteins encoded together in one Desulfovibrio sp. UCD-KL4C window:
- a CDS encoding chaperone modulator CbpM encodes MDIKKRTEANPPSRSRRLLFAQIVEMTGLEEETVLELISLEWVSPATTGDGQYLFETRDLYRLSKLSRLCRDLEITAAGGSIIVDLLGRVEQLEARVEEMRKLI; translated from the coding sequence ATGGATATTAAGAAAAGAACAGAAGCCAATCCTCCGAGTCGATCACGCAGACTATTGTTCGCGCAGATTGTAGAAATGACAGGCCTTGAAGAAGAAACTGTTCTGGAACTTATAAGCCTTGAATGGGTCTCCCCTGCTACAACTGGTGATGGGCAATATCTTTTTGAAACTCGGGATCTTTACAGGCTCAGCAAACTTTCAAGGCTATGTAGAGATTTAGAAATTACCGCGGCTGGAGGGTCCATTATCGTGGACCTTCTGGGCCGAGTGGAACAACTTGAAGCCCGAGTGGAAGAAATGCGAAAACTCATTTAG
- a CDS encoding DnaJ C-terminal domain-containing protein: MSVKYKDYYKLLGVSRSASKDEISKAFKKLARKHHPDLNHDNPESETKFKEINEAYEVLKDSKKRKMYDQFGADWEHGQNFQPPPGHENMHFGGQGFGGAQGFGGGDFSDFFETIFGGGGGFGGAQGFGGGGFQQRPQKGADSETLLTLTLEEAYKGGSKSISVQERTTGPGGHPMVQSKNLDVNIPAGIKDGQKIRLANQGAPGPGDGPSGDLYLKIRLAPHSLYKIEENNLILDLPLAPWEAALGVKVKVPTLDGMIEMNIPAGMGSGKKLRVKGRGMGAGPKKGDQFVRVMIQVPVADSDEVKKLWEELSEKTEFSPRSF; this comes from the coding sequence ATGAGTGTAAAATATAAAGACTACTATAAACTTCTGGGCGTTTCACGCTCCGCTTCTAAGGATGAAATATCAAAAGCATTCAAGAAACTGGCGCGTAAGCATCACCCAGACTTGAACCATGATAATCCTGAGTCCGAAACGAAGTTTAAAGAAATAAATGAAGCTTACGAAGTTCTGAAGGACTCCAAAAAGCGTAAAATGTATGACCAGTTCGGTGCGGATTGGGAACACGGCCAGAACTTCCAGCCACCTCCAGGACATGAAAACATGCACTTCGGCGGACAAGGTTTTGGCGGAGCGCAGGGTTTTGGAGGCGGAGATTTCAGTGACTTCTTTGAAACCATATTCGGTGGAGGCGGCGGTTTCGGTGGCGCACAAGGATTTGGTGGCGGAGGATTTCAGCAACGCCCACAGAAAGGAGCTGATTCCGAAACACTTCTGACTTTGACCCTTGAAGAAGCGTATAAAGGCGGATCAAAATCTATTTCAGTTCAGGAACGGACAACCGGTCCCGGCGGACATCCCATGGTCCAATCTAAAAATCTGGACGTAAACATACCCGCCGGAATTAAAGACGGACAAAAAATCCGTTTGGCAAATCAAGGAGCTCCCGGCCCCGGAGATGGTCCTTCAGGTGATCTTTACCTGAAAATCAGATTAGCTCCGCACTCTTTATATAAGATAGAAGAAAACAATCTTATTTTGGATCTTCCGCTAGCTCCTTGGGAAGCCGCTCTCGGTGTTAAAGTAAAAGTCCCTACCCTCGACGGAATGATTGAAATGAATATTCCGGCAGGAATGGGAAGCGGTAAAAAACTGAGAGTTAAAGGACGAGGAATGGGAGCCGGACCTAAAAAAGGCGATCAGTTCGTCAGAGTAATGATTCAAGTGCCTGTTGCAGATTCAGATGAAGTCAAAAAACTTTGGGAAGAGTTATCTGAAAAAACAGAATTCAGCCCGAGATCCTTTTAA
- a CDS encoding rhomboid family intramembrane serine protease — protein sequence MIPIRDNVPCLIRPYILWALMAANITTFLMELLLAPKAKLAIFHLLGVVPARYINPEWAIVAGYPSAGILPFFTYMFLHSGWLHIILNLWMLWIFADNIEDAMGHVRFFAFYIICGLSAILIQILLTPSANAPIIGASGAVAGIMGAYFVLYPHGRVLTLIPIIIIPLFFKIPAGLFLGIWFSIQVFSGFAEHISDGAKQIAWGAHIGGFVTGLILVRFFIKKDRCKYCYDPAKKDYELDEDF from the coding sequence ATGATCCCGATCCGCGATAATGTTCCCTGCCTAATCCGCCCTTATATTCTTTGGGCACTGATGGCGGCCAATATCACAACTTTTTTAATGGAGCTGCTTCTTGCCCCCAAGGCAAAACTGGCAATTTTCCATTTACTGGGGGTTGTTCCTGCCCGCTACATAAATCCAGAATGGGCAATTGTGGCAGGTTACCCATCTGCGGGAATACTCCCCTTTTTTACTTATATGTTCCTTCACAGCGGCTGGCTTCACATAATACTAAACTTATGGATGCTTTGGATTTTTGCTGACAATATTGAAGATGCCATGGGACATGTAAGATTTTTTGCTTTCTATATAATCTGCGGACTCAGTGCCATTTTAATACAGATACTGCTAACCCCATCTGCAAATGCTCCAATAATAGGAGCTTCCGGCGCAGTTGCAGGAATAATGGGAGCCTACTTTGTTCTCTACCCGCACGGACGGGTTTTAACCCTCATCCCCATCATTATTATTCCTCTTTTTTTTAAAATTCCAGCCGGACTGTTTTTAGGAATATGGTTTTCCATTCAAGTTTTTTCAGGTTTTGCAGAACATATTTCAGATGGAGCAAAACAAATCGCATGGGGAGCACATATCGGCGGATTTGTTACCGGCTTAATCTTAGTTCGTTTCTTTATAAAAAAAGACCGCTGCAAATATTGTTATGACCCTGCCAAAAAAGATTACGAACTGGACGAAGATTTTTAA
- the coaE gene encoding dephospho-CoA kinase (Dephospho-CoA kinase (CoaE) performs the final step in coenzyme A biosynthesis.): MHKNESNSEIDFTEIWEREAHYSDRNTRLDKFWGTELENEGVSRGKAKDWIKAGLAEVDGVQCTKPNYKIIGTEKLTLKGELEDNSLIPEDKPLDIIFNDGRVVVINKPAGLTTHPAPSCPTETLVHRLIHHFPEIIGMNEWRPGIVHRLDKFTSGLIAVALNEHDRLALSASFAEREVSKTYLAIVHGVPDKDFADINMPIGRHPIHKTKMAVVLKGGREARSSYEVLWTDPSKRASLIKVKIFTGRTHQIRVHMAHIGHPLVGDQVYGPQHHAKWVAKGKPLSKLASRQMLHAYSLSFNHPETDERLNFKLTPPDDFITLLKELSKSVQRVGLIGMPCCGKSTVLKIIKDQGIPVFSADKSVANTYNKDGAGWEMIRQRFGNQFTETETGNIDKKKIFAAMCKDSDIRREIMNIVHPIVQHEANEFFQENANKPIAVAEVPLLLEAGWHTQQQVDVVIGIKCPAEKRTGELREKRHLDTETLAIFDSWQWDEKSKMDCCAAIINNDSSIEELKASTEKALSVLIKIRETKADKFNAFLEALFKQEEDQ; this comes from the coding sequence ATGCATAAGAATGAAAGCAATAGTGAAATTGATTTTACTGAAATATGGGAAAGAGAAGCTCATTATTCAGACCGCAATACCAGACTGGACAAATTCTGGGGGACAGAACTTGAAAATGAAGGTGTTTCCCGAGGCAAAGCAAAAGACTGGATTAAAGCAGGCCTTGCCGAAGTTGACGGAGTTCAATGCACAAAGCCCAATTATAAAATAATTGGAACCGAAAAACTTACCCTCAAAGGTGAACTTGAAGACAACTCCCTGATACCGGAAGATAAGCCCCTGGATATTATATTTAATGATGGGCGGGTTGTAGTCATCAACAAACCTGCAGGACTGACAACTCACCCTGCCCCGAGTTGCCCGACAGAGACACTCGTACATCGCCTTATTCATCATTTCCCTGAAATAATAGGTATGAATGAATGGCGCCCGGGTATTGTGCATAGACTTGATAAATTTACATCCGGCCTTATTGCTGTTGCCTTAAATGAGCATGACAGACTTGCTCTTTCGGCATCTTTTGCAGAACGGGAAGTATCTAAAACATATCTCGCAATAGTTCACGGAGTACCTGACAAAGATTTTGCTGATATAAACATGCCTATCGGAAGACATCCTATTCACAAAACCAAAATGGCTGTTGTACTAAAAGGCGGTAGAGAAGCCCGTTCAAGTTATGAAGTACTCTGGACTGATCCGTCAAAGCGAGCAAGTCTTATAAAAGTTAAAATTTTCACCGGAAGAACTCACCAAATCAGAGTTCATATGGCGCACATAGGTCACCCGCTTGTAGGTGATCAAGTTTACGGACCTCAGCACCATGCAAAATGGGTAGCTAAGGGCAAACCGCTTTCTAAGCTGGCTTCCCGCCAGATGCTTCATGCCTACAGTCTTTCTTTTAATCATCCTGAAACAGATGAAAGATTAAACTTCAAGCTGACTCCGCCTGACGATTTCATTACTCTGCTGAAAGAGCTGAGCAAATCTGTACAGCGTGTCGGACTTATCGGCATGCCTTGCTGCGGAAAATCTACAGTGCTCAAAATCATTAAAGATCAGGGCATTCCTGTTTTCAGTGCGGATAAATCTGTTGCTAACACATACAATAAAGACGGAGCCGGATGGGAAATGATCCGCCAAAGATTCGGCAATCAGTTTACTGAAACCGAAACCGGAAATATTGATAAAAAGAAAATATTTGCCGCAATGTGTAAAGATAGCGATATCCGCCGCGAAATAATGAATATTGTCCATCCGATTGTTCAGCACGAAGCAAATGAATTCTTTCAGGAAAATGCAAACAAACCGATAGCTGTTGCTGAAGTACCACTGCTCTTGGAAGCCGGATGGCATACTCAGCAACAAGTTGATGTTGTTATCGGAATCAAATGCCCCGCAGAAAAAAGAACTGGAGAACTAAGAGAAAAGCGTCATCTTGATACTGAAACTCTTGCTATTTTCGACTCATGGCAGTGGGATGAAAAATCTAAAATGGACTGCTGCGCAGCTATAATTAACAATGACTCAAGTATAGAAGAATTAAAAGCAAGCACAGAAAAAGCTTTATCAGTTTTAATAAAAATTCGTGAAACAAAAGCTGATAAGTTTAACGCATTTCTGGAAGCTCTCTTTAAGCAGGAAGAGGATCAGTAA
- the upp gene encoding uracil phosphoribosyltransferase, with translation MAVHVVDHPLVRHKLGILREAGISTSRFRDLALEISRLLTYEATKDLITEHKTIEGWAGEVEVEMIKGKKITVVPILRAGLGMMDGVLDMVPGARVSVVGFYRDEETLQPVEYYVKLAKNIDERIALILDPMLATGGTLIATIELLKKSGCTNIKGLFLVAAPEGIEKVVAAHPDVDIYTASIDEKLNDAGYILPGLGDAGDKIFGTK, from the coding sequence GTGGCGGTTCATGTGGTAGACCATCCTCTGGTAAGACACAAGCTTGGAATTCTTCGGGAAGCGGGCATCAGTACGAGTCGTTTCCGAGACTTGGCTCTTGAGATTTCAAGACTCCTCACGTACGAGGCGACAAAAGACCTCATCACCGAACATAAGACTATTGAAGGCTGGGCCGGAGAAGTTGAAGTCGAGATGATTAAAGGTAAAAAAATCACAGTAGTTCCTATCCTCAGAGCCGGACTTGGCATGATGGATGGAGTGCTTGATATGGTTCCGGGTGCACGAGTCAGTGTAGTCGGTTTTTATCGGGATGAAGAAACTTTGCAGCCTGTAGAATATTACGTCAAGCTTGCAAAGAATATTGATGAGCGTATTGCGCTTATTCTCGACCCTATGCTCGCAACAGGCGGGACATTGATTGCAACAATCGAACTTCTTAAGAAGTCAGGATGTACCAACATTAAAGGTCTTTTCCTTGTTGCTGCTCCTGAAGGGATTGAGAAAGTTGTTGCTGCTCATCCTGATGTAGATATTTATACTGCATCTATAGATGAGAAACTAAATGATGCAGGATATATCCTCCCAGGCCTAGGCGATGCGGGAGATAAAATATTTGGCACCAAATAA
- a CDS encoding uracil-xanthine permease family protein, protein MSISSTEYNFRVRDIILGAQMLFVAFGALVLVPLLTGLNPNVALFTAGLGTLVFQLVTGGKVPIFLASSFAFIAPIIYGVQTWGIPSTLCGLAAAGVFYVILSLLISWRGTDVLRRILPPIVTGPVIMVIGLILAPVAVFMATGKTGTGAAVLYPEKTALILSMISLSVTVVVSIFGKGWLKLIPILSGIVAGYCASIFMGLVDFSSVVAAPWFAMPQFTFPTWNLDAILFIVPVAIAPAIEHFGDVLAIGSVSGKDYVKDPGIHRTMLGDGLATSLAACLGGPPNTTYSEVTGAVALIKVFNPAIMTWAAIVAIALAFVGKVGAFLQTIPSPVMGGIMVLLFGAIMVVGMNTLVRAGEDLMEARNLAIVALIVIFGVGGMSVPTPFSDQFRLGGIGLAGILGVFLNLVLPKGKKEA, encoded by the coding sequence ATGAGTATTTCAAGTACCGAGTATAATTTTAGAGTCAGAGATATCATTCTCGGCGCACAAATGTTGTTTGTAGCTTTTGGAGCTTTGGTTCTGGTTCCGCTTTTGACAGGTCTTAATCCGAATGTCGCCCTCTTTACTGCAGGATTGGGAACTCTTGTTTTTCAGTTGGTAACAGGCGGAAAAGTTCCAATTTTTCTAGCTTCCTCCTTTGCGTTTATTGCCCCTATTATTTATGGAGTGCAAACTTGGGGGATTCCTTCAACGCTTTGTGGTCTGGCTGCGGCCGGTGTTTTCTATGTTATTCTCAGTCTGCTCATCAGCTGGCGCGGAACAGATGTTCTGAGAAGAATACTTCCTCCTATTGTTACTGGTCCTGTCATTATGGTTATCGGTTTGATTCTGGCTCCGGTTGCTGTCTTTATGGCAACTGGTAAAACCGGAACCGGAGCAGCTGTTTTGTATCCTGAAAAAACAGCGCTGATACTTTCAATGATATCTCTTAGTGTAACTGTTGTGGTATCAATTTTCGGAAAAGGATGGCTTAAACTGATTCCTATTCTGAGTGGTATTGTTGCAGGATATTGTGCAAGTATTTTCATGGGACTTGTCGACTTCAGCTCTGTTGTAGCCGCTCCTTGGTTTGCAATGCCTCAGTTCACTTTTCCGACATGGAATCTAGACGCAATATTATTTATTGTGCCTGTTGCAATTGCACCTGCAATTGAACATTTTGGAGATGTTCTTGCTATCGGTTCTGTTTCCGGCAAGGACTATGTAAAAGATCCCGGTATTCATAGAACAATGCTGGGCGACGGGCTTGCTACTTCTCTTGCTGCATGTCTCGGCGGACCTCCTAACACAACTTATTCAGAGGTAACCGGAGCTGTTGCTTTGATTAAAGTATTCAACCCAGCCATTATGACATGGGCGGCTATTGTTGCAATCGCTTTGGCCTTTGTCGGTAAAGTGGGTGCTTTTTTACAGACAATTCCTTCCCCTGTAATGGGTGGTATTATGGTACTGCTTTTCGGAGCAATCATGGTTGTCGGTATGAATACTCTTGTTCGTGCGGGTGAAGACTTGATGGAAGCTCGCAACCTTGCAATTGTCGCACTTATTGTTATCTTCGGTGTAGGCGGCATGTCCGTGCCTACTCCTTTCAGTGATCAGTTCAGACTCGGCGGAATCGGGCTGGCAGGAATTCTTGGTGTTTTCCTGAATCTGGTTCTTCCTAAAGGTAAGAAAGAAGCCTAA
- the mnmA gene encoding tRNA 2-thiouridine(34) synthase MnmA, with translation MKPSFSYPELISLIDDRKVAVAVSGGADSLLSMVLLKELGADVMAVHGCFMGVEKSKKAVAGLEVRCAELGIDLHVFDFTAEFNKMVIDPFVKDYLDGNTPNPCAQCNPQIKFGVLYESVRKLGAEALSTGHYVRIASHEKYGMMIARGAEIGKDQSYFLSLVPKEKVLNAVFPLGNHSKSETYSELERRGLRIPLPTESQEICFVPDDDYRPFLMGRNIKLPGAGNVVLSTGEKIGHHQGLWRYTHGQRKGLGIAWKEPLYVIEKNLEQNLLVLGTKEELGAFGCIAEKVNFLVDFEKWPETVHIQTRYRQRSMPAKVRLDGDNLVFEFVEKHSIPTPGQIVAAYTDDGAVLGGGIIRNALLEGK, from the coding sequence ATGAAACCAAGTTTTAGCTATCCGGAACTTATATCGCTGATTGATGATCGTAAAGTAGCGGTTGCCGTCAGTGGCGGGGCAGACAGCCTGCTGTCAATGGTACTGCTTAAGGAGTTGGGCGCAGATGTCATGGCTGTTCACGGATGTTTTATGGGCGTTGAAAAGTCCAAAAAGGCTGTTGCTGGTCTTGAAGTACGGTGCGCTGAACTTGGAATAGATCTTCATGTTTTTGATTTTACAGCTGAATTTAATAAAATGGTGATTGATCCGTTTGTTAAGGATTATCTTGACGGCAATACCCCTAATCCGTGTGCTCAGTGTAATCCGCAAATTAAGTTTGGTGTTTTGTATGAATCTGTTCGTAAATTGGGAGCAGAGGCTTTAAGTACCGGACATTACGTGCGCATAGCAAGCCATGAAAAATATGGTATGATGATCGCGCGCGGGGCTGAAATCGGTAAAGATCAGAGCTATTTTTTATCGTTAGTTCCCAAGGAAAAAGTATTAAATGCAGTGTTCCCTCTTGGAAATCATAGTAAGAGTGAAACTTATTCCGAACTGGAAAGACGAGGGCTTAGAATCCCTCTTCCGACCGAAAGTCAGGAAATATGTTTTGTTCCTGATGATGATTATCGTCCGTTTCTAATGGGCCGCAATATAAAATTGCCTGGTGCCGGAAATGTAGTGCTTTCAACCGGAGAAAAGATAGGCCATCATCAAGGTTTGTGGCGATATACTCATGGACAGCGTAAAGGTCTTGGAATTGCTTGGAAAGAACCGCTATATGTAATCGAAAAGAATTTAGAGCAGAATTTACTTGTTTTAGGGACTAAAGAAGAACTTGGCGCATTTGGTTGTATTGCAGAGAAAGTTAATTTTCTAGTAGATTTTGAAAAATGGCCTGAAACTGTGCATATTCAAACCCGCTATCGGCAGCGGTCCATGCCTGCTAAAGTCCGGCTTGATGGTGACAACCTTGTTTTTGAATTTGTTGAGAAGCATTCAATACCGACTCCCGGTCAGATTGTCGCAGCATATACTGATGATGGAGCTGTTCTTGGAGGCGGTATAATCCGTAATGCACTTTTAGAAGGGAAATGA
- a CDS encoding DNA-3-methyladenine glycosylase I, producing MERCGWANKGPLEIKYHDEQWGVPVHDDRLLFEMLILEGAQAGLSWSTILKKREAYLGAFDNFDAEKIAQYSDLKINELMNNAAIVRNKLKINAAITNAKVFLEIQKEYGSFDRYIWSFVDAHPINNKWAVLSDVPVSSNESDEMSKSLKRKGFKFIGTTICYAYMQAVGMVNDHLISCFRHSEVEKLQN from the coding sequence ATGGAAAGATGTGGATGGGCAAATAAAGGACCGCTGGAAATAAAATATCATGATGAACAGTGGGGCGTGCCAGTTCATGATGATAGGCTTCTTTTTGAGATGTTGATTCTTGAAGGTGCGCAGGCAGGTCTTAGTTGGTCCACTATTCTTAAAAAACGCGAAGCTTATTTAGGTGCCTTTGATAATTTTGATGCTGAGAAAATTGCACAATACTCAGACCTGAAAATCAATGAATTAATGAATAATGCCGCAATTGTCAGAAATAAATTGAAAATTAATGCTGCAATTACAAACGCAAAAGTCTTTCTTGAAATACAGAAAGAATATGGATCTTTTGATCGATATATTTGGTCTTTTGTTGATGCTCACCCTATAAATAATAAGTGGGCGGTTTTATCTGATGTCCCTGTAAGCTCTAATGAATCAGATGAAATGAGCAAGAGTTTGAAGAGAAAAGGGTTCAAATTTATTGGGACTACTATTTGTTACGCATATATGCAGGCGGTGGGAATGGTAAACGATCACTTGATTTCGTGTTTTAGACATTCTGAAGTAGAGAAGCTCCAAAATTAA
- a CDS encoding phosphatidylserine decarboxylase family protein has product MRQPSVGVSLEGLPYIFLSAFTTVCFAILGWWIATLVMLGLTAFIGHFFRDPERVAPEDVDAVVSPADGKVIKVEYAPDPLTGELRQSICIFMNVFNVHVNRMPVSGKIERVRYIPGKYFNASFDKASTDNERNVVEIIGKGNQRFTMVQIAGLIARRIVCWAEKMDKLKRGDRFGLIKFGSRVDLYLPEGYEPSIQVGDKVIAGETALARKA; this is encoded by the coding sequence ATGCGCCAGCCTTCCGTAGGGGTCAGTCTTGAAGGATTGCCATATATATTTTTAAGTGCTTTTACTACAGTTTGTTTCGCAATTTTAGGTTGGTGGATTGCCACTCTTGTTATGCTGGGACTTACTGCCTTTATTGGTCATTTTTTTCGTGATCCGGAAAGAGTAGCTCCTGAGGATGTTGATGCGGTGGTTTCCCCAGCTGACGGAAAAGTTATTAAAGTTGAATACGCTCCGGACCCTCTTACTGGTGAACTTCGTCAGTCTATTTGCATTTTTATGAATGTTTTTAATGTTCATGTTAACCGTATGCCTGTTTCCGGAAAGATTGAACGGGTCAGGTATATACCGGGTAAGTATTTTAACGCATCTTTTGATAAAGCTAGTACTGATAATGAACGCAATGTCGTTGAAATAATTGGTAAAGGTAATCAGAGATTTACCATGGTGCAGATTGCCGGTCTTATTGCCAGAAGAATTGTCTGCTGGGCTGAAAAGATGGATAAACTTAAACGCGGTGATCGTTTTGGTCTGATTAAGTTCGGTTCGCGGGTTGACCTTTACTTGCCTGAGGGGTATGAACCTTCCATACAAGTTGGTGACAAGGTCATCGCAGGTGAAACAGCTCTTGCTCGCAAGGCTTAA
- the pssA gene encoding CDP-diacylglycerol--serine O-phosphatidyltransferase, translating into MAKEKRIPKHKAVYILPNMLTIASLFCGFLGMTWAVEGKFELCAISILVSCLFDGLDGKVARLTGTSSEFGVQLDSLADLVAFGVTPAFMAYEWQLHNFGRLGLLASFLMIACGALRLARFNVQAGTTSKAHFIGLPIPAAGCTLATLVLFAPFLPTFLAQSVLPIGTLILVYIVSFLMVSSVRYNSFKEAGVFKAHPFSSMVTVIALFVMVASQPKFLGFIIFACYIISGPIYTIFFLSRRSSKLLLRKSSKDLS; encoded by the coding sequence ATGGCTAAGGAAAAAAGAATACCTAAACACAAGGCAGTATACATACTGCCAAATATGTTGACCATAGCGAGCCTCTTTTGCGGCTTTCTGGGGATGACATGGGCTGTGGAAGGTAAATTCGAACTTTGCGCAATTTCTATCTTGGTCAGTTGTCTTTTTGATGGTCTTGATGGTAAAGTTGCTAGATTGACCGGAACTAGCAGTGAATTCGGTGTACAGCTGGATTCTCTCGCTGATTTGGTTGCTTTCGGTGTTACTCCTGCTTTCATGGCATATGAATGGCAGCTTCATAATTTTGGAAGACTGGGACTCTTGGCTTCATTCTTAATGATTGCCTGTGGAGCCCTCAGACTTGCCCGTTTTAATGTTCAAGCCGGAACAACTTCTAAAGCTCATTTTATCGGATTGCCTATCCCCGCTGCGGGTTGTACTTTGGCAACTCTGGTTCTGTTTGCTCCATTTCTGCCTACTTTTTTAGCTCAGTCTGTTCTTCCTATTGGAACTTTGATTCTTGTTTATATCGTGTCTTTCCTGATGGTTAGCTCTGTTCGCTACAATTCTTTTAAAGAAGCCGGCGTTTTCAAAGCTCATCCATTCAGTTCTATGGTAACCGTCATTGCGTTGTTTGTGATGGTTGCATCTCAGCCCAAGTTCTTGGGATTCATTATCTTTGCTTGTTATATTATTTCCGGTCCTATCTACACTATTTTCTTCCTATCACGCAGAAGCTCTAAGCTACTACTAAGAAAGTCCTCCAAAGATTTGTCATAG
- a CDS encoding 2-isopropylmalate synthase has product MSDKVYIFDTTLRDGEQSPGATMNINEKITMARQLEMLGVDIIEAGFPAASQGDFEAVKEIAQSVDKIQVAGLCRALISDIDRAYEAVKYAKNPRIHTFIATSDIHMKHKFNKEPAEILEMAKKAVRHAVSLTPNVEFSAEDASRSRWEFLAEIVEAVIDEGATVINIPDTVGYAQPEEFGRLIAYLLKTVPNSHKAVFSVHCHNDLGLATANTLAAIKAGARQAEVTLSGIGERAGNAALEEVVMGLHTRKDYYDIETSIVTEQLFPACRRLASTIGQPISPYKAIVGANAFAHESGIHQDGMLKNRQTYEIMTPESIGKKGTSIVLGKHSGRNALGSKLREMGYELTDDQIADVFKAIKILADKKEQIFDEDVEALVLEKAYRIHDLFRVKDLSVFSGTSGVSPHAAIILEDFRKDKDNPIEIREVGFGDGPINAIFSTINKLVGGNPKLELYSVNAVTGGADAQGAVMVHIVDEGIKSIGRGSDEDIIVASAKAYINAINRVERMKQEKQNA; this is encoded by the coding sequence ATGTCCGACAAAGTATATATTTTTGATACGACCTTACGTGATGGAGAGCAGTCTCCCGGTGCAACCATGAATATCAATGAAAAAATTACCATGGCCCGTCAGTTGGAAATGCTCGGGGTTGATATTATTGAAGCCGGTTTCCCCGCTGCAAGTCAGGGAGATTTTGAAGCGGTTAAAGAAATAGCTCAGTCTGTTGACAAAATTCAGGTTGCCGGACTTTGTAGGGCACTTATCTCTGATATTGATCGTGCATATGAAGCTGTGAAATATGCTAAAAATCCTCGCATCCATACCTTTATTGCAACATCAGATATTCACATGAAGCATAAGTTCAACAAAGAACCTGCTGAAATATTAGAAATGGCTAAAAAAGCAGTACGCCATGCTGTTTCGTTGACTCCAAATGTTGAATTTTCTGCTGAAGATGCTTCCCGTTCACGCTGGGAATTTTTGGCAGAGATTGTTGAAGCTGTTATCGATGAAGGCGCAACGGTAATCAACATCCCAGATACAGTCGGTTACGCTCAGCCGGAAGAATTCGGCAGATTAATCGCTTATTTGCTGAAAACTGTCCCGAACAGTCATAAAGCTGTTTTCAGCGTTCATTGTCATAATGATCTCGGCCTTGCTACTGCAAATACTTTGGCGGCAATTAAAGCCGGAGCAAGACAGGCAGAAGTTACTCTTTCCGGTATCGGTGAACGTGCCGGTAATGCTGCGCTTGAAGAAGTTGTTATGGGATTGCATACTCGTAAAGACTATTATGACATTGAAACTTCCATTGTAACTGAGCAGTTGTTCCCTGCATGTCGTAGACTTGCAAGCACAATTGGTCAGCCAATTTCTCCATACAAAGCAATTGTTGGAGCTAATGCTTTTGCGCATGAATCAGGAATTCATCAGGATGGCATGCTCAAGAATCGCCAGACTTATGAAATTATGACTCCTGAATCTATCGGCAAAAAGGGGACTTCCATTGTACTGGGCAAACATTCCGGCAGAAACGCCTTGGGATCAAAGCTTCGTGAAATGGGGTATGAATTGACTGATGATCAGATAGCAGATGTATTTAAAGCTATTAAAATTTTAGCTGATAAAAAAGAGCAAATCTTTGATGAAGACGTTGAAGCTCTTGTTTTGGAAAAAGCTTATCGTATTCATGATCTGTTCAGGGTTAAAGATTTGTCGGTATTCTCAGGAACTTCAGGAGTTTCTCCTCACGCTGCTATTATTTTGGAAGATTTCAGAAAAGATAAAGATAATCCAATAGAAATTAGAGAAGTCGGTTTCGGTGACGGGCCAATTAATGCAATTTTTTCGACTATCAATAAATTAGTAGGCGGAAATCCCAAACTGGAACTTTATTCTGTAAACGCAGTCACTGGCGGCGCAGACGCGCAGGGTGCGGTTATGGTCCATATTGTTGATGAAGGTATAAAATCTATTGGCCGAGGCTCTGACGAAGATATTATAGTTGCCAGCGCTAAAGCTTATATTAATGCCATAAACAGAGTTGAACGCATGAAACAGGAGAAGCAGAATGCCTAA